In Odontesthes bonariensis isolate fOdoBon6 chromosome 9, fOdoBon6.hap1, whole genome shotgun sequence, the following proteins share a genomic window:
- the clptm1 gene encoding putative lipid scramblase CLPTM1, protein MATQESESTVATVSNGEVSSNGTAATTDGLAAQTAENAQDPQQQQAPNAWQVIKGVLFRIFIIWAISSWFRRGPSTPDPSTPAGAPRVPSRNLFPKDTLMDLHVYVSQEEVFSDFNSTDALFWFQRDLVYGDWGTGESGDGCYEHYKELDIPEMVQKNGSLYMHVYFTKSGFHPDPKRKGQYRRLATVHSTRMLNKFKRRKFMKTKNLLTGETEADPEMIKRAESHGPVEIISHWHPNLTINMVDDHTAWVKGSVPPPLDQYVKFDAVSGDYYPIVYFNDYWNLQKDYFPINDTLTTLPLRLSYCPLSLWRWQLYAAQNARSPWNFLPEDPYEQSDEDQDSVKVALLETNPYLLGLTIVVSIVHSIFEFLAFKNDIQFWNSRQSLEGLSVRSIIFGVFQSLVVLLYILDNETNFVVQVSVFIGLLIDLWKITKVMDVKLDRENKIAGVLPRLVFKDKSTYVQSSTKIYDDMAFRYLSWLLYPLFGCYAVYSLLYVEHKGWYSWVLSMLYGFLLTFGFITMTPQLFINYKMKSVAHLPWRMLTYKALNTFIDDLFAFVIKMPMMYRIGCLRDDVVFFIYLYQRWIYRVDPNRVNEFGTSGADQTQNGTADAAPVADGAAIAAITNKPEGEKKND, encoded by the exons GTGAGCAGCAATGGGACTGCTGCGACAACAGACGGCCTGGCTGCGCAGACAGCTGAAAATGCACAGGATCCTCAGCAGCAACAAGCACCGAACGCCTGGCAGGTCATTAAAGGAGTCCTTTTTAG AATCTTCATAATCTGGGCTATCAGTAGTTGGTTCCGCCGAGGGCCGTCCACTCCTGACCCCAGCACGCCAGCCGGTGCCCCGAGAGTACCCAGCAGGAATCTGTTCCCCAAAGACACCCTCATG GACCTGCATGTGTACGTGTCACAGGAGGAGGTGTTCTCTGACTTCAACAGCACAGATGCCCTTTTCTGGTTCCAGAGGGACCTGGTCTATGGAGACTGGGGCACGGGGGAGAGTGGAGATGGCTGCTACGAGCACTATAAGGAGTTGGACATCCCAGAG ATGGTGCAGAAGAACGGCTCCCTTTACATGCATGTCTACTTCACTAAAAGTGGGTTCCACCCAGACCCGAAACGCAAGGGGCAGTATCGCAGACTGGCGACAGTTCATTCAACAAGAA TGCTGAATAAATTCAAGAGAAGAAAGTTTATGAAAACCAAGAATCTGCTCACAGGAGAGACAGAAGCTGATCCTGAGATGATAAAG CGGGCAGAGAGTCACGGTCCAGTGGAGATTATCTCACACTGGCACCCCAACCTCACCATCAACATGGTAGACGATCACACAGCCTGGGTGAAAGGCTCTGTTCCGCCCCCACTAGACCAAT ATGTAAAGTTTGACGCAGTCAGTGGCGACTACTACCCCATCGTGTACTTCAATGACTACTGGAACCTTCAGAAGGACTACTTTCCCATCAACGATACCCTGACAACGCTCCCGCTCCGCCTCAGCTATTGCCCACTGTCCTTGTGGCGCTGGCAGCTGTATGCTGCCCAGAACGCTCGCTCACCGTGGAATTTCCTTCCAGAAGACCCCTACGAACAGTCGGATGAGGACCAAGACTCTGTCAAG GTCGCCCTATTGGAAACTAACCCGTACCTGCTGGGACTCACCATTGTCGTTTCCATTGTGCACAGTATCTTTGAGTTTCTTGCCTTCAAGAATG ATATCCAGTTTTGGAACAGCCGACAGTCACTAGAAGGTCTGTCTGTGCGCTCCATCATATTTGGAGTGTTTCAGTCTCTCGTTGTGCTGCTGTACATTCTGGACAACGAAACCAACTTTGTGGTGCAGGTCAGCGTCTTCATCGGTCTTCTCATTGACCTGTGGAAAATCACCAAGGTCATGGATGTCAAA ttGGACAGGGAGAACAAAATCGCGGGGGTGTTGCCAAGACTGGTATTCAAAGACAAGTCGACATATGTGCAGTCTTCAACCAAAATCTACGATGAC ATGGCCTTCAGGTACCTGTCATGGCTGCTCTACCCTCTGTTTGGCTGCTATGCGGTCTACAGTTTATTGTATGTAGAGCACAAAGGCTGGTACTCATGGGTACTCAGCATGCTTTACGGCTTCTTGTTGACCTTTG GTTTCATTACGATGACGCCACAGCTGTTCATCAACTACAAAATGAAATCTGTAGCCCACCTCCCATGGAGGATGCTCACCTACAAGGCCCTCAATACGTTTATTGATGACCTGTTTGCCTTCGTCATAAAGATGCCCATGATGTATAGGATAGGATGCCTCAGAGATG ATGTGGTGTTCTTCATCTACCTTTACCAGCGCTGGATCTACCGGGTTGATCCAAACAGGGTCAACGAGTTCGGCACCAGCGGAGCAGACCAAACTCAGAACGGCACGGCAGACGCCGCTCCCGTGGCAGATGGTGCCGCCATCGCCGCCATCACAAACAAACCAGAGGGGGAGAAGAAGAACGATTAA
- the relb gene encoding transcription factor RelB isoform X3: MASTHPSRVASSSGRGSSSSVSCQNRGDTAVLEQILEKPRLVVVEEPKDRGMRFRYECEGRSAGSILGASSTDTNKTQPTIEIQGPIDHLKRVTVTVSLVTKDLPHRPHPHCLVGKDCVVGSGICKVSFNPHSNRRHSFANLGIQCVRRKELDISLQKRRSQNIDPFQTGHSKGIEDMDMNAVRLCFQCELEWDDGRKDSLSPILSKPIYDKKATTTSELKICLLNQYRGSCRGKTELYMLCDKVQKDDIEILFRRDSWKANGEFAQTDVHRQIAIVFKTPPYQDQDITDEAEVRVVLRRISDQMESDPITFTYLPHNPDPYEVKRKRATIKRDISFSEKPCATESAPAPEQPLRFLLETQNMMSPEEMQHTNQPVVEKLYNELMDSNCPIDETAILDQLLELPNISCMLSDPNLLSSMSCCLDPNSTFANMDMNFNQNFGSYPQDFSQYSDLQFNMLVNENQNPQTEPQDSMVQVKTEEEL; this comes from the exons ATGGCATCCACCCATCCTTCCCGGGTTGCCTCCTCCTCAGGTCGAGGCTCCTCGAGCTCAGTGTCCTGTCAGAACCGGGGCGACACCGCGGTACTGGAGCAGATTCTGGAAAAGCCCAGACTTGTAGTGGTGGAGGAGCCCAAGGACAGAGGCATGAGATTTCGCTATGAGTGTGAAGGCCGCTCGGCCGGGAGCATCCTGGGGGCGTCCAGCACCGACACAAACAAGACTCAGCCCACGATAGAG ATTCAGGGTCCTATTGACCACTTAAAAAGGGTCACAGTCACCGTTTCCTTGGTAACCAAAGACCTTCCTCACCGGCCTCACCCCCACTGCCTTGTGGGTAAAGACTGCGTGGTTGGTTCAGGAATCTGCAAGGTCTCATTTAATCCTCACAGCAACAGGCGccacag CTTTGCCAATCTTGGAATCCAGTGTGTGAGGAGGAAAGAGTTGGACATTTCCCTGCAGAAAAGGCGAAGCCAAAATATCGACCCTTTTCAAA ctggtcactcaAAGGGCATCGAGGACATGGACATGAACGCAGTGCGTCTGTGTTTTCAATGTGAGCTCGAGTGGGACGACGGCAGGAAGGATTCTCTCAGCCCAATCCTCTCTAAACCAATTTATGACAAAA aggccACCACCACATCAGAGCTGAAGATCTGCCTTTTGAACCAGTACAGAGGGTCGTGCAGGGGCAAGACGGAGCTCTACATGCTGTGTGACAAAGTGCAGAAAG ATGACATCGAGATCCTCTTCAGGCGAGATTCGTGGAAGGCGAACGGGGAATTCGCCCAGACGGACGTGCACCGGCAGATTGCCATCGTGTTCAAAACTCCGCCCTACCAGGACCAAGACATTACAGATGAGGCCGAGGTCAGAGTTGTCCTGCGTCGCATCTCAGACCAGATGGAGAGTGATCCGATCACCTTCACCTACCTGCCGCACAATCCGG ATCCATATGAGGTGAAGCGGAAGAGAGCCACGATTAAGAGAGACATCAGTTTCTCAGAGAAACCTTGTGCAACAG AGAGTGCGCCTGCCCCAGAGCAAcccctccgcttcctcctggaGACTCAAAACATGATGTCACCTGAAGAAATGCAACACACTAACCAGCCTGTGGTCGAAAAGTTGTACAATGAGCTCATGGACTCCAACTGCCCCATTGACGAGACGGCGATTTTGGATCAGTTACTCGAGTTGCCCAATATTTCCTGTATGCTGTCTGACCCGAACTTGCTCTCATCCATGTCCTGCTGCTTGGACCCCAACTCTACATTCGCCAATATGGATATGAACTTCAACCAGAATTTTGGCTCGTACCCACAAGACTTTTCCCAATATAGCGACTTACAGTTCAATATGCTCGTCAATGAGAACCAGAATCCACAAACAGAGCCACAGGACAGCATGGTGCAGGTGAAAACTGAAGAGGAGCTATGA
- the relb gene encoding transcription factor p65 isoform X2, with protein sequence MKDMDIFNGTSEEPTPNPGISAILPGTIPTFRSSDLDLIDEIICGERPTGSLPLPPPPPQDTLCQTPLSQSHGNPQQSPSMAARPVLVARGAACRPNIASLQRAVHPSREMASTHPSRVASSSGRGSSSSVSCQNRGDTAVLEQILEKPRLVVVEEPKDRGMRFRYECEGRSAGSILGASSTDTNKTQPTIEIQGPIDHLKRVTVTVSLVTKDLPHRPHPHCLVGKDCVVGSGICKVSFNPHSNRRHSFANLGIQCVRRKELDISLQKRRSQNIDPFQTGHSKGIEDMDMNAVRLCFQCELEWDDGRKDSLSPILSKPIYDKKATTTSELKICLLNQYRGSCRGKTELYMLCDKVQKDDIEILFRRDSWKANGEFAQTDVHRQIAIVFKTPPYQDQDITDEAEVRVVLRRISDQMESDPITFTYLPHNPDPYEVKRKRATIKRDISFSEKPCATESAPAPEQPLRFLLETQNMMSPEEMQHTNQPVVEKLYNELMDSNCPIDETAILDQLLELPNISCMLSDPNLLSSMSCCLDPNSTFANMDMNFNQNFGSYPQDFSQYSDLQFNMLVNENQNPQTEPQDSMVQVKTEEEL encoded by the exons ATGAAAGACATGGACATCTTTAACGGGACCTCCG AGGAGCCAACACCCAACCCCGGGATCAGCGCAATCCTGCCGGGCACTATCCCCACTTTTCGATCCTCAGACTTAG ACCTGATAGATGAAATTATCTGTGGAGAGCGGCCAACAGGCTCCCTCCCTCTGCCGCCTCCTCCACCACAGGACACCCTCTGCCAGACCCCCCTGAGCCAGAGTCACGGGAACCCTCAGCAGAGCCCATCAATGGCAGCCAGACCCGTGCTGGTGGCAAGAGGCGCTGCATGCAGG CCAAACATCGCCTCGCTGCAGCGCGCAGTGCACCCCTCCAGAGAGATGGCATCCACCCATCCTTCCCGGGTTGCCTCCTCCTCAGGTCGAGGCTCCTCGAGCTCAGTGTCCTGTCAGAACCGGGGCGACACCGCGGTACTGGAGCAGATTCTGGAAAAGCCCAGACTTGTAGTGGTGGAGGAGCCCAAGGACAGAGGCATGAGATTTCGCTATGAGTGTGAAGGCCGCTCGGCCGGGAGCATCCTGGGGGCGTCCAGCACCGACACAAACAAGACTCAGCCCACGATAGAG ATTCAGGGTCCTATTGACCACTTAAAAAGGGTCACAGTCACCGTTTCCTTGGTAACCAAAGACCTTCCTCACCGGCCTCACCCCCACTGCCTTGTGGGTAAAGACTGCGTGGTTGGTTCAGGAATCTGCAAGGTCTCATTTAATCCTCACAGCAACAGGCGccacag CTTTGCCAATCTTGGAATCCAGTGTGTGAGGAGGAAAGAGTTGGACATTTCCCTGCAGAAAAGGCGAAGCCAAAATATCGACCCTTTTCAAA ctggtcactcaAAGGGCATCGAGGACATGGACATGAACGCAGTGCGTCTGTGTTTTCAATGTGAGCTCGAGTGGGACGACGGCAGGAAGGATTCTCTCAGCCCAATCCTCTCTAAACCAATTTATGACAAAA aggccACCACCACATCAGAGCTGAAGATCTGCCTTTTGAACCAGTACAGAGGGTCGTGCAGGGGCAAGACGGAGCTCTACATGCTGTGTGACAAAGTGCAGAAAG ATGACATCGAGATCCTCTTCAGGCGAGATTCGTGGAAGGCGAACGGGGAATTCGCCCAGACGGACGTGCACCGGCAGATTGCCATCGTGTTCAAAACTCCGCCCTACCAGGACCAAGACATTACAGATGAGGCCGAGGTCAGAGTTGTCCTGCGTCGCATCTCAGACCAGATGGAGAGTGATCCGATCACCTTCACCTACCTGCCGCACAATCCGG ATCCATATGAGGTGAAGCGGAAGAGAGCCACGATTAAGAGAGACATCAGTTTCTCAGAGAAACCTTGTGCAACAG AGAGTGCGCCTGCCCCAGAGCAAcccctccgcttcctcctggaGACTCAAAACATGATGTCACCTGAAGAAATGCAACACACTAACCAGCCTGTGGTCGAAAAGTTGTACAATGAGCTCATGGACTCCAACTGCCCCATTGACGAGACGGCGATTTTGGATCAGTTACTCGAGTTGCCCAATATTTCCTGTATGCTGTCTGACCCGAACTTGCTCTCATCCATGTCCTGCTGCTTGGACCCCAACTCTACATTCGCCAATATGGATATGAACTTCAACCAGAATTTTGGCTCGTACCCACAAGACTTTTCCCAATATAGCGACTTACAGTTCAATATGCTCGTCAATGAGAACCAGAATCCACAAACAGAGCCACAGGACAGCATGGTGCAGGTGAAAACTGAAGAGGAGCTATGA
- the relb gene encoding transcription factor p65 isoform X1, with amino-acid sequence MKDMDIFNGTSAEEPTPNPGISAILPGTIPTFRSSDLDLIDEIICGERPTGSLPLPPPPPQDTLCQTPLSQSHGNPQQSPSMAARPVLVARGAACRPNIASLQRAVHPSREMASTHPSRVASSSGRGSSSSVSCQNRGDTAVLEQILEKPRLVVVEEPKDRGMRFRYECEGRSAGSILGASSTDTNKTQPTIEIQGPIDHLKRVTVTVSLVTKDLPHRPHPHCLVGKDCVVGSGICKVSFNPHSNRRHSFANLGIQCVRRKELDISLQKRRSQNIDPFQTGHSKGIEDMDMNAVRLCFQCELEWDDGRKDSLSPILSKPIYDKKATTTSELKICLLNQYRGSCRGKTELYMLCDKVQKDDIEILFRRDSWKANGEFAQTDVHRQIAIVFKTPPYQDQDITDEAEVRVVLRRISDQMESDPITFTYLPHNPDPYEVKRKRATIKRDISFSEKPCATESAPAPEQPLRFLLETQNMMSPEEMQHTNQPVVEKLYNELMDSNCPIDETAILDQLLELPNISCMLSDPNLLSSMSCCLDPNSTFANMDMNFNQNFGSYPQDFSQYSDLQFNMLVNENQNPQTEPQDSMVQVKTEEEL; translated from the exons ATGAAAGACATGGACATCTTTAACGGGACCTCCG CAGAGGAGCCAACACCCAACCCCGGGATCAGCGCAATCCTGCCGGGCACTATCCCCACTTTTCGATCCTCAGACTTAG ACCTGATAGATGAAATTATCTGTGGAGAGCGGCCAACAGGCTCCCTCCCTCTGCCGCCTCCTCCACCACAGGACACCCTCTGCCAGACCCCCCTGAGCCAGAGTCACGGGAACCCTCAGCAGAGCCCATCAATGGCAGCCAGACCCGTGCTGGTGGCAAGAGGCGCTGCATGCAGG CCAAACATCGCCTCGCTGCAGCGCGCAGTGCACCCCTCCAGAGAGATGGCATCCACCCATCCTTCCCGGGTTGCCTCCTCCTCAGGTCGAGGCTCCTCGAGCTCAGTGTCCTGTCAGAACCGGGGCGACACCGCGGTACTGGAGCAGATTCTGGAAAAGCCCAGACTTGTAGTGGTGGAGGAGCCCAAGGACAGAGGCATGAGATTTCGCTATGAGTGTGAAGGCCGCTCGGCCGGGAGCATCCTGGGGGCGTCCAGCACCGACACAAACAAGACTCAGCCCACGATAGAG ATTCAGGGTCCTATTGACCACTTAAAAAGGGTCACAGTCACCGTTTCCTTGGTAACCAAAGACCTTCCTCACCGGCCTCACCCCCACTGCCTTGTGGGTAAAGACTGCGTGGTTGGTTCAGGAATCTGCAAGGTCTCATTTAATCCTCACAGCAACAGGCGccacag CTTTGCCAATCTTGGAATCCAGTGTGTGAGGAGGAAAGAGTTGGACATTTCCCTGCAGAAAAGGCGAAGCCAAAATATCGACCCTTTTCAAA ctggtcactcaAAGGGCATCGAGGACATGGACATGAACGCAGTGCGTCTGTGTTTTCAATGTGAGCTCGAGTGGGACGACGGCAGGAAGGATTCTCTCAGCCCAATCCTCTCTAAACCAATTTATGACAAAA aggccACCACCACATCAGAGCTGAAGATCTGCCTTTTGAACCAGTACAGAGGGTCGTGCAGGGGCAAGACGGAGCTCTACATGCTGTGTGACAAAGTGCAGAAAG ATGACATCGAGATCCTCTTCAGGCGAGATTCGTGGAAGGCGAACGGGGAATTCGCCCAGACGGACGTGCACCGGCAGATTGCCATCGTGTTCAAAACTCCGCCCTACCAGGACCAAGACATTACAGATGAGGCCGAGGTCAGAGTTGTCCTGCGTCGCATCTCAGACCAGATGGAGAGTGATCCGATCACCTTCACCTACCTGCCGCACAATCCGG ATCCATATGAGGTGAAGCGGAAGAGAGCCACGATTAAGAGAGACATCAGTTTCTCAGAGAAACCTTGTGCAACAG AGAGTGCGCCTGCCCCAGAGCAAcccctccgcttcctcctggaGACTCAAAACATGATGTCACCTGAAGAAATGCAACACACTAACCAGCCTGTGGTCGAAAAGTTGTACAATGAGCTCATGGACTCCAACTGCCCCATTGACGAGACGGCGATTTTGGATCAGTTACTCGAGTTGCCCAATATTTCCTGTATGCTGTCTGACCCGAACTTGCTCTCATCCATGTCCTGCTGCTTGGACCCCAACTCTACATTCGCCAATATGGATATGAACTTCAACCAGAATTTTGGCTCGTACCCACAAGACTTTTCCCAATATAGCGACTTACAGTTCAATATGCTCGTCAATGAGAACCAGAATCCACAAACAGAGCCACAGGACAGCATGGTGCAGGTGAAAACTGAAGAGGAGCTATGA